The genomic window ACGGGACCTATCAAAATGTCACGACCCTGTCGGGCAATGGGTCGGGATTGATGTCCAAGGTTGCTCTCATTGAGTCGGGTTCCGGTGTCGAGGGAGTTGTCGCGACCGGGAATTTCAATTTCTCCATCGCGCTGGAGAATTCCCCGATCGTCCTGACGAGTCAGGGGTCCGTCGACACGGTCATTGGCCGCTGGACCCCCGATCTGACGCAGGTGGAATGGGCTCATTCGATCGGAAATCCTCAACCCGTTTTCCCTGCTCGGGCCGGGGGACTGGCGATTGACCCCGCCGGGAACGTCATTGTCGGCGGAAATTTCGAGGGAACACTCGATCTTAGCTCACTTCCGGGCGGGGGAGACGTTTTCGTTTCCCAAAGTCAGGTCGAAGCAGGAACCAACAGCTATTACGCAATCTTCAACGGAGATGGAATCTACCAGCGTGGCTACAATTTTGGAGGTTCTTCCTCCTCGGTCTTCGCAGGCTTCTCAAGCCCCGAAGTGGACACGTTGCTTGTTTCCGGCTGGTATTTCGGTGACCAGTTCCAGATTGCGGATAAGACCCTTGCCAGTCCCGCGAACGAAGCACAGAACCTCTTCATTTCAAGATTGACCTATCAGGAAATCACCGATCCCGATCCCGATCCCGATCCCGATCCCGATCCCGATCCCGATCCCGATCCCAAGACGATTGTTGGTGATTACGACGGCGACGGCGTGGCCGATCTTGCCCTCTATCAGTACGATCCGGTTGCCGGCGCAGCCGTGTTCCATCTTCAACTGACGAACAACGGCACTCCGAGGGTGTCGACCGTCTCGATTCCCAACGTCAGCCCCAACGTCATACCCATCTCGGGCGACTTTGACGGCGACAGGAAGGCTGACGTGGCCGTGGTCGATCCGTTCGCACGGCTGTTCAATAGCTCCCGGCCGAATGCCACCGAGTGGATCATTCGACTCTCAACCACCCAGGGGCTTCGGCGCGTCCCGTTCGGTGGCCCTGGCAGCCTCGATCGTCCCGCCCCGGCGGATTACGATGGCGACGGCTTGACCGACATTGCCACTTTCCGCGCTGACAGCGATCTGGTCCGCGGTGCAGCTCAGTGGTTCATCTTGCCGTCGAACGGCCCTAGTGCATTCGACGTGGTTTTTGGTGCCCCGGGAGGCACCGACCTACCGGCTCCGGACGACTACGACGGAGACGGAAGGGCTGACATCGTCACGTTCCGCCCCGTGCGAACCCCGCAGGATGTGTCGGGAGGGGTTCCCGATGCGGCACAGTGGTTTATCCTCCCGTCGAGCCCCAACGATGCCACCTTCAGCGGTCGAAACAACGCGTTCCGTATTCTGTTCGGTGCGTCCGGCAATGCCGACCAGCCCTCACCGGCCGACATCAATGGTGATGGGCGGGCCGATATTGTGGCATTCCGGTCGGAGAGCGACCTGAACCCCGGTTCCGCCGACTGGTTCAAATTGCCCTCGGCGCGACCCTCGCCAAACTTTGCGAACGGGTCCCTCACGACCTTCGGCGATGCCGGTGAGATCGCCGCCGTCTCCGACTACACCGGCGATCAGAACCCCGACCTCACCGTTTTTAACCCCACCACTGGCGTCTGGACCATTCGCAGTGGGACCAACGGCCCGGAGCAGACCATCGCGTTCAATCACCCGCTGGGTCAAGCCGTGCCGGTGCTTTCTCCGCTCTTCTTCCGGCTTCGGGCGTCGGGAAATTTGCCAAATCAAGCCTCGGGGGTCGCGGTGGCGGCTCAATCGTCCAGTCGAAATGATGGCCTGTTGCTGTTCGACTCGGGAACTTCGGCGTCATCCACTCCGATCGAGTCAATTCGATCGCAGCGGGGCGGACTCATCGACTCGGCCATCGATTCCTTGATGGACGATCCGCTGGCCTAAGGCTCCATCACGCGACATCAACTCCTGACACGCCGACGGACTGAAACCTCCCCAGTCCGTCGGCGGTTGACACAGATCATCCCTGATTCCAACAATAGTCGTCGATGAGCTTGCGCCCGGCGATGGTCCCCGCTCGTGGCGGTTCGAGCGTCCATCGACCCCAAACACCGGGCGTCCCGGTGAAGTGATGGCTGTGGATCACGAAGACCTCCACCGGATGCGGTCCTGCCTGGAGTCGGCCGGCCGCCGATCGACGCGCCAACGCGAGGAGATCTACGCCTATCTCCTCCGCTCCGAGGACCACCCCACGGCTGAGCAGGTCTTCGAGGCAGTCCGCACGTCGATCCCAAACCTCAGCCTTGCCACGGTTTACAACGCCCTTGAAGCGCTGGCCGACGCGGGCCTGATCATGAAGTTACCGTCGAGCGAGGGCTCAACCCGCTACGATGGGCGGGCTGACGGTCACTATCACCTCCGCTGTCTCCGCTCGGGAGCGGTGGCGGACCTCTCAACCCCTTACGTGCCGGACCTGATCGAGTCGCTCGATCCCGGTCTGGCCCATCGGCTCGGTCGGCAAGGGTTCCGCGTCACCGGGTATCGTCTTGAGGTTGTCGGCTACTTTGAGCGTTGCCCGACC from Tautonia marina includes these protein-coding regions:
- a CDS encoding Fur family transcriptional regulator, producing MRSCLESAGRRSTRQREEIYAYLLRSEDHPTAEQVFEAVRTSIPNLSLATVYNALEALADAGLIMKLPSSEGSTRYDGRADGHYHLRCLRSGAVADLSTPYVPDLIESLDPGLAHRLGRQGFRVTGYRLEVVGYFERCPTNGIDDPREN
- a CDS encoding FG-GAP repeat domain-containing protein gives rise to the protein MSRVIRKRAGQKFKLEQLEERTLLNGETPNIQFAEALVGSGTSLDPFFSSGGLIQASLTDDQGRLYLAGRLDGSVNLNPVATQPPNLLTNTSGPADGFLAQYAADGTLNWVYQIQVDDGESFNFTNMTLSSAGDLLAVGSASSGVDLNGSVAPNGTPFDAGGFLLRVDAELGQFQSVSRFRDLEGNAGNNLPQAVGVTSTGAIVIAGLLTGGTTDFDPGAGESNVEGNRDSFVVTLNSDGSFDDVVILESDSRRSTNDLRVQNLAIASGSSDIYLVGSYRGTVDFDPGPDSVERVASGTTDLFLLRLSIDGTYQNVTTLSGNGSGLMSKVALIESGSGVEGVVATGNFNFSIALENSPIVLTSQGSVDTVIGRWTPDLTQVEWAHSIGNPQPVFPARAGGLAIDPAGNVIVGGNFEGTLDLSSLPGGGDVFVSQSQVEAGTNSYYAIFNGDGIYQRGYNFGGSSSSVFAGFSSPEVDTLLVSGWYFGDQFQIADKTLASPANEAQNLFISRLTYQEITDPDPDPDPDPDPDPDPDPKTIVGDYDGDGVADLALYQYDPVAGAAVFHLQLTNNGTPRVSTVSIPNVSPNVIPISGDFDGDRKADVAVVDPFARLFNSSRPNATEWIIRLSTTQGLRRVPFGGPGSLDRPAPADYDGDGLTDIATFRADSDLVRGAAQWFILPSNGPSAFDVVFGAPGGTDLPAPDDYDGDGRADIVTFRPVRTPQDVSGGVPDAAQWFILPSSPNDATFSGRNNAFRILFGASGNADQPSPADINGDGRADIVAFRSESDLNPGSADWFKLPSARPSPNFANGSLTTFGDAGEIAAVSDYTGDQNPDLTVFNPTTGVWTIRSGTNGPEQTIAFNHPLGQAVPVLSPLFFRLRASGNLPNQASGVAVAAQSSSRNDGLLLFDSGTSASSTPIESIRSQRGGLIDSAIDSLMDDPLA